The Rudaeicoccus suwonensis sequence CTGCCAGCAACTCTGCACCGAGGCACAGGCCCAAGGTCGGAAGGTCGCGAGAAACAGCTTGCTGCAACAGGTTTCGTACATCCGGCAGCCACGGTGCGGCATCGTCCTCGCACGGACCGACCGCGCCACCGAGCACGACCAGGCCGAGCATCCCGTCAAGGTCACTCGGCACGGGGTCGCCGGCATACGCATGGACTGTTGTGGTGGGAATCCCGCGGTGGCGCATCCGGGCGCCGACCAGGCCGGGACCGGCGGCGGCTTCGTGCTGGATGAAGACAACGACGGGTTCGGTGTCAGGCTGCATGGCACCGAGGTTAGTGAGGCTGTCAGTGGCTCACTTGCGCGGCTTCGGGGTCTCCATCGCGCGTCCGAGCGTGATCGCCGCCGCCTTGTCGCCGCTGACCTTGATGCGGCCCTGCAGTCCGGCTTTGACGGCATTGAGGTTGCCGGTCGCCAGCTTGAGGAAGTCCGCAGAGGTCATCGAGATCGTTGTGTTTCGATCGGCAGTTTCGCCGGTCTCGACCGTCGCCACGCCGTTGACCATGCGCACGACATACCGCTCGACGGTGGGGCCACCGGTCAGCTTGAAGACGGCGGTCGTCGTCAGGCGCGCGGCCTTGCGCTTGTTGACGTGATCGGGCAGTCGGTGGAAGACCTCGGCGAGCACGATCGGCCCTACCGGCCCGGCCATCACGCGAGCCAGCGTCTGGTCGCTGACTGCCTTCACCGACGCGCCGACATCGGCCGGATCCATCGCGCCCGGGTCGATGCTGTGGTCCGAATCGTCAGCTCCTGCAAGGGTGCCCGACAGAGCGAGGGCGAGTTCTGCGTCGCCTTCGATCTCCAGCTGACCTTCGATCGCGAGCAGTCCTGCATTGGCGTGCCCGGCGAGCAGCCGCAGGAAGTCACTCGGTGAGCTGCGGATGATGACATCCCACTCGGTGGCATCAGAGCCGTCTTCCACGGTCGTGCCGCGCCAGCGCACTGTGCGGTCCAGCACCAAGTCGGCGCCGTCGCTGAGTTCGAATCCGACGACGCCGAGGATGCCGGCGAGCTTGTCGACGGGAACGTATGCCGGGATCGTCGTGAGCATCTTGTCTATGATCAGCACGGCCCGATCAGCCTGAGCCGCAAGCAGATTCAGCTGCGCCAGTGGGAGTCCCCGCACCTCGTCCGCGAGGTCGGAAGGGTCGAACTCGGCGATCCGTTGGGCGGCGCGCGCCGGGTCGATGTCGGTCAGGTCCGCGATGGTGCTCGGCATACTCGTCCCTCGATTTCGGGGTGGCGTGTGGGGCCGCTCGGTTCTCAGTGCTGGGGCATGGTGAGGATCAGTTTGCCGGTGGTCCGGCGGCCTTCAAGCGCTTGGTACGCATCGGCGGCCTGTTCCAGCGGATACCGTCCGCCGATGTCGAGGTGCAGAGATCCGTCGGCGAGCTGTCCGAGGATGTCCCCCGCGCGCCAGAGCAACTCCTCGCGGTCCTGCAGGTAGGCGCCCAGACTCGGCCGTGTCACGAACAGCGAACCGCGCTTGTTCAGCTCCTGCAGGTCGAACGGCGGCACCTGACCGCTCGCGCCGCCGAAGAGCACCATCATTCCCCGAGGACGGAGGCTGGCCAGTGATGCGTCGAAAGTGGCCTTGCCGACTCCGTCATACGCGACGTCGACGCCGCGACCCGCAACGCGGCGGATCTCCTGCGCAAGGTCACCGTCGAAGGTCG is a genomic window containing:
- a CDS encoding SCP2 sterol-binding domain-containing protein, whose product is MPSTIADLTDIDPARAAQRIAEFDPSDLADEVRGLPLAQLNLLAAQADRAVLIIDKMLTTIPAYVPVDKLAGILGVVGFELSDGADLVLDRTVRWRGTTVEDGSDATEWDVIIRSSPSDFLRLLAGHANAGLLAIEGQLEIEGDAELALALSGTLAGADDSDHSIDPGAMDPADVGASVKAVSDQTLARVMAGPVGPIVLAEVFHRLPDHVNKRKAARLTTTAVFKLTGGPTVERYVVRMVNGVATVETGETADRNTTISMTSADFLKLATGNLNAVKAGLQGRIKVSGDKAAAITLGRAMETPKPRK